In Gammaproteobacteria bacterium, a genomic segment contains:
- a CDS encoding carbohydrate porin has product MHRRGLFLCLLFALPAGLAPVPATAQTSGTPARPSAQYLPFKRLREGIKGGFHWDNEWVNNLSGGVQNGSAFDSVFQGGLAVQTGALGLWRSGQIQASVLGIRSGQPSTKYVGDVQGISNLEASPDSMRLYDLFLHQPLGRTTAMNAGIFDLNAYFNVTNAAGALLNASFGINPALTLNVPVSTYPQTGYGAMLAHRIGHWTLKTGLFQGDPAARGSPFTNGYLAIGEVGYHKPGNYPGRYHFGLWSYNQPRNGLGPHNDWGGYAVVEQVITRGPHPRTTLFLQLGHAPDRVNLATDYVAGGVDVHAPVASRPKDRFTLGFARVELRNLKPETSIEAAYIVFVSRHFFLEPDIQHVVHPGGDLPDATVITLRAHLEFY; this is encoded by the coding sequence GTGCACCGCCGCGGTCTCTTCCTGTGCCTGCTATTTGCGCTGCCCGCCGGTCTCGCGCCTGTCCCGGCCACTGCCCAGACCAGTGGCACACCGGCGCGCCCCTCCGCTCAATACCTTCCCTTTAAACGCCTGCGGGAAGGCATCAAGGGCGGGTTTCACTGGGACAATGAGTGGGTGAACAACCTGAGCGGCGGCGTCCAAAACGGCAGCGCATTCGACAGCGTATTCCAGGGTGGACTCGCGGTGCAGACCGGTGCGCTAGGACTGTGGCGGAGCGGGCAGATTCAGGCCAGCGTGCTCGGTATCCGCAGCGGACAACCGAGCACCAAATACGTCGGCGACGTACAAGGGATCAGCAATCTCGAGGCATCGCCCGATTCCATGCGGCTTTACGACCTCTTCCTGCATCAGCCACTCGGCCGAACCACTGCCATGAACGCGGGGATATTCGATCTCAATGCCTATTTCAACGTAACGAACGCAGCCGGGGCGTTATTGAACGCCTCTTTCGGCATCAATCCCGCCCTGACCCTGAACGTCCCGGTCTCGACCTACCCTCAAACCGGCTATGGCGCGATGCTCGCACACCGGATCGGTCACTGGACCCTTAAAACCGGCCTGTTCCAGGGCGACCCGGCGGCACGCGGCAGCCCGTTCACCAACGGTTATCTGGCCATCGGCGAAGTCGGATACCACAAACCCGGCAATTACCCGGGCCGTTATCATTTCGGTCTGTGGTCCTATAACCAGCCCCGCAACGGACTCGGACCGCATAACGACTGGGGTGGCTATGCCGTCGTCGAGCAGGTGATCACGCGCGGCCCGCACCCCCGCACCACCCTGTTCCTGCAGTTGGGTCATGCCCCCGACCGGGTGAACCTGGCCACCGACTATGTGGCCGGCGGCGTCGATGTGCACGCACCGGTGGCGAGCCGTCCCAAGGACCGCTTCACCCTGGGCTTCGCTCGTGTCGAGTTGCGGAATCTGAAACCGGAGACCAGCATCGAGGCGGCCTATATCGTGTTCGTCAGTCGCCACTTTTTTCTGGAGCCCGACATCCAGCATGTCGTTCATCCCGGCGGTGACCTGCCGGATGCAACCGTGATCACCCTGCGCGCGCACCTGGAGTTTTATTAA
- a CDS encoding O-acetyl-ADP-ribose deacetylase: MADAADRIELLQGDITRLAVDAIVNAANNSLLGGGGVDGAIHRAAGPGLVGECRTLGGCPTGEARITLGYDLPARHVIHTVGPVWHGGHHGEPELLAACYRNVLDLAREHALASLAFPCISCGVYGYPADQAAMIAVREVREGLGRDPDLKRVIFVCFDTSCLGAYESALQC, from the coding sequence TTGGCCGACGCGGCAGATCGTATCGAGCTGCTGCAGGGCGATATCACCCGGCTTGCAGTGGACGCTATTGTCAATGCCGCAAACAACTCCCTGCTCGGCGGCGGCGGGGTCGACGGTGCGATTCATCGCGCGGCCGGGCCCGGCCTGGTCGGCGAATGCCGCACCCTCGGGGGGTGTCCGACCGGCGAGGCGCGTATCACCCTCGGCTACGATCTTCCGGCCAGGCATGTCATTCATACCGTCGGCCCCGTCTGGCATGGCGGTCATCACGGCGAGCCGGAACTGCTGGCCGCCTGCTACCGCAATGTGTTGGATCTGGCGCGGGAACATGCGTTGGCGTCGTTGGCCTTTCCGTGTATCAGCTGCGGCGTCTACGGCTATCCGGCCGACCAGGCGGCCATGATTGCGGTACGCGAGGTCCGTGAAGGGCTGGGCCGGGACCCCGACCTGAAGCGGGTGATTTTCGTCTGCTTCGACACCTCCTGTCTTGGTGCCTATGAATCCGCCTTGCAGTGCTGA
- a CDS encoding AI-2E family transporter yields MIRLLLEWYRRHFSDPQAVILALLLITGLLVVVFAGRLLAPLLASIVIAYLLDGAVDKLLRWRVPRMVAVVFVFVLFIVLILAILLGPIPLITQQVAQFFSELPNMVAKGQEQLMLLPERYPHLISEPQVIELINTLRTEITTLGQHVLSVSLSSVVGLITILVYVILVPLLVFFFLKDKYKIMTWVTGFLPEERSLSSRVWAEVNDKIASYVRGKFIEVAFVWVASYIAFMILGMNYAMLLSFLIGLSVIIPYVGATIITFPVALVAYFQWGVNVHFAYAMLAYGIIQFLDGNLLVPLLFSEVVNLHPVAIIVSVIVFGGLWGVWGVFFAIPLATLIQAVLNAWPAPLDQQLDESVE; encoded by the coding sequence ATGATCAGACTCCTGCTTGAGTGGTACCGACGTCATTTCTCGGACCCGCAGGCCGTCATTCTCGCGCTGCTGCTGATCACGGGTCTGCTGGTGGTGGTCTTTGCCGGCCGCCTGCTGGCGCCTCTGCTGGCATCGATCGTCATCGCCTATTTGCTGGACGGGGCCGTCGATAAACTGCTGCGCTGGCGCGTGCCGCGCATGGTGGCGGTGGTTTTCGTTTTCGTACTGTTCATCGTGCTCATACTTGCGATCCTGCTCGGGCCGATCCCCCTGATCACCCAGCAGGTGGCCCAGTTCTTCTCCGAATTGCCGAATATGGTCGCCAAGGGGCAGGAGCAGCTCATGCTGCTGCCGGAGCGCTATCCCCATCTCATCAGCGAACCGCAGGTGATCGAGCTCATTAATACCCTGCGTACCGAGATCACTACGCTCGGTCAGCACGTTCTGAGCGTATCGCTGTCCTCGGTAGTCGGCTTGATCACGATCCTGGTCTACGTGATCCTCGTGCCTTTGCTGGTCTTTTTCTTTCTCAAGGACAAATACAAGATCATGACCTGGGTGACCGGTTTCCTGCCCGAGGAGCGCTCCCTGAGTTCCAGGGTGTGGGCCGAGGTGAACGACAAGATCGCGAGCTACGTGCGCGGCAAGTTCATCGAGGTCGCCTTTGTGTGGGTTGCCAGTTATATCGCCTTCATGATCCTGGGGATGAACTATGCGATGTTGCTGTCGTTTCTGATCGGCCTGTCCGTGATCATTCCCTATGTCGGTGCCACCATCATCACCTTTCCTGTGGCGCTGGTCGCTTACTTTCAATGGGGTGTGAATGTGCACTTCGCGTACGCGATGCTGGCCTACGGCATCATCCAGTTTCTGGACGGTAATCTGCTGGTGCCGTTGCTGTTTTCCGAGGTCGTCAATCTGCACCCCGTTGCCATTATCGTTTCCGTGATCGTGTTCGGCGGGCTGTGGGGTGTGTGGGGCGTCTTTTTCGCCATTCCGCTGGCCACCCTGATTCAGGCGGTACTCAACGCCTGGCCCGCACCGCTGGATCAGCAGCTCGACGAATCAGTGGAGTAA
- a CDS encoding Crp/Fnr family transcriptional regulator, whose protein sequence is MNPLTTNLNRGSDEKRLVRLFKALQPEQRVMLLEFAEFLSGRGEAQPAEIPAPKEIPRQEGESVIKAMKRLSASYYMLDKGKMLNETSTLMAQHVMQGRPAVEVIDELEILFETHYRKLRDENE, encoded by the coding sequence ATGAATCCGCTGACCACTAATCTCAATCGTGGTTCGGACGAAAAACGGCTGGTCCGTCTGTTCAAGGCGCTGCAACCCGAGCAGCGTGTCATGCTGCTGGAATTCGCCGAGTTCCTCAGCGGACGCGGTGAAGCGCAGCCTGCGGAAATTCCCGCGCCCAAGGAGATTCCACGCCAGGAAGGCGAGAGCGTGATCAAGGCGATGAAGCGGCTCTCGGCCAGTTATTACATGCTCGACAAGGGTAAGATGCTCAACGAGACCTCCACCCTGATGGCGCAGCATGTCATGCAGGGTCGCCCGGCCGTGGAAGTCATCGACGAACTCGAGATCCTGTTCGAAACGCATTATCGAAAACTTCGCGACGAGAACGAATGA
- a CDS encoding GMP synthase: protein MKNYLVLQHTYAEFLGLIEAQLQHRNIAYGYVRPFIGDPLPSSASQYDGVFLLGGAWPTADRDKVPHADEEINVIRMFQKANRPVIGIGMGALLMAEAAGGKPLLEPAYTAKFTTAHLTEAGRDDEFAASLDGRRLLVLYHGDVELPEGVEPLLVDDEGHWLLIRTAGQSYGMLFRPEMKPGMLEDILMEEGHNPPPNIGDLLGEAHMEWGNMQESTDIALVGLVKACELMQERHKMPVFNLKVEMDESADH from the coding sequence ATGAAGAACTATCTGGTCCTTCAGCACACCTACGCTGAATTTTTGGGCCTGATCGAGGCCCAGCTGCAACACCGCAATATCGCTTACGGTTATGTGCGCCCGTTTATCGGTGATCCGTTACCGAGCAGTGCCAGTCAGTACGACGGTGTGTTTCTGCTGGGCGGTGCCTGGCCCACGGCCGATCGGGACAAGGTTCCGCACGCGGATGAAGAGATCAACGTGATTCGCATGTTTCAAAAGGCGAATCGCCCGGTTATCGGCATCGGTATGGGGGCTCTGTTGATGGCCGAGGCGGCCGGCGGTAAGCCGCTGTTGGAGCCGGCCTATACGGCTAAATTCACCACGGCGCATTTGACGGAAGCCGGCCGTGATGACGAATTTGCAGCGAGCCTCGACGGGCGCCGACTGCTGGTGCTGTATCACGGCGACGTGGAGCTGCCCGAGGGTGTCGAACCCTTGCTGGTTGATGACGAGGGTCACTGGCTGCTGATCCGTACCGCCGGGCAAAGCTATGGCATGTTGTTCCGTCCCGAAATGAAGCCCGGCATGCTGGAAGACATACTCATGGAGGAAGGGCACAACCCGCCACCGAATATCGGCGACCTGCTGGGCGAGGCGCATATGGAGTGGGGCAACATGCAGGAATCCACGGATATCGCCCTGGTAGGCCTGGTCAAGGCCTGCGAATTGATGCAGGAGCGGCACAAGATGCCGGTGTTCAATCTGAAGGTGGAGATGGATGAATCCGCTGACCACTAA
- a CDS encoding LysR substrate-binding domain-containing protein: MADRRLQVFYTVARLLSFTKAAEALHMTQPAVTFQVRQLEEHFNTRLFDRTHNRVSLTDAGRSVFEHAERIFELYAEMENSVREMTGDISGALTMGASTTIAEYMLPSLLGDFKARYPDVNLRLKVSNTEGIVSMVENNIIDLGVVEAPVTNKHLLVEVCRVDQLVAIMPPDHPLADKQQVTVQEVATYPFICREEGSGTREVILERLIDEGGDRNALHVCLELGSSEAIKGAVQAGMGVSILSRATIEKELELGILTCVPLDPPLERPFSFVRQRQKFRLRAMEELLNFARSYCEVHNSDWPMRPTGKEYTVR; the protein is encoded by the coding sequence ATGGCCGACCGCCGCCTTCAGGTCTTTTATACCGTTGCTCGCCTGTTGAGCTTTACCAAGGCGGCCGAAGCCTTGCACATGACCCAGCCGGCCGTGACCTTCCAGGTCCGCCAGCTTGAGGAGCACTTCAACACTCGGCTGTTCGACCGCACCCACAACCGGGTCAGTCTCACGGACGCGGGGCGCAGCGTGTTCGAGCATGCCGAGCGCATCTTCGAGCTGTATGCGGAGATGGAGAATTCGGTGCGGGAGATGACCGGCGATATCAGCGGTGCCTTGACGATGGGGGCGAGCACCACCATCGCGGAATACATGCTTCCCTCGCTGCTCGGCGATTTCAAGGCGCGTTACCCGGATGTGAACCTGCGTCTCAAGGTGTCGAACACCGAAGGCATCGTGTCCATGGTCGAAAACAACATCATCGATCTGGGTGTGGTGGAGGCGCCGGTCACCAACAAGCATCTGCTGGTGGAGGTCTGCCGCGTCGACCAGCTGGTGGCGATCATGCCGCCGGATCATCCGCTGGCGGACAAGCAGCAGGTCACGGTGCAGGAGGTGGCGACCTATCCCTTCATCTGCCGTGAAGAGGGTTCCGGCACCCGCGAGGTTATTCTGGAACGCCTTATCGATGAAGGCGGCGATCGCAACGCTCTGCACGTCTGCCTGGAACTCGGCAGTTCGGAGGCGATCAAGGGTGCGGTGCAGGCCGGCATGGGCGTGTCGATCCTGTCGCGGGCGACGATCGAGAAGGAGCTCGAGCTCGGTATCCTGACCTGCGTGCCGTTGGATCCGCCGCTGGAACGGCCGTTTTCGTTCGTTCGCCAGCGGCAGAAATTCCGCCTGCGTGCCATGGAGGAACTGCTCAACTTCGCGCGCAGCTATTGTGAGGTACACAACTCGGATTGGCCCATGCGGCCGACCGGGAAGGAGTATACGGTTCGATGA
- a CDS encoding TM2 domain-containing protein has product MSEAWKKLDLGGAGLQTLNAELTRRMKHSKAAYGLAVLFPLGIHRFYLGSVLGGLLYLLLSTATLIFWFGTHSPYAWLPFGAEVLLLIFDLFWIDRYVVKYNKALRVHQFLRSGTEPPKDYRGRYTDDNSELDAYIRQKERERGGHQPVGADSGPGESGDRPPSFNEQEAMLRELIRSNKGRKPGGKEDD; this is encoded by the coding sequence ATGAGCGAAGCATGGAAAAAACTCGACCTGGGCGGCGCCGGCCTGCAGACCCTGAACGCGGAGCTGACACGTCGCATGAAGCACAGCAAGGCGGCCTACGGGCTGGCAGTGCTGTTCCCGCTCGGCATTCACCGGTTTTATCTCGGCTCCGTGTTGGGCGGCCTGCTTTATCTGCTGCTGAGCACCGCCACCCTGATCTTCTGGTTCGGGACGCACAGCCCGTATGCCTGGCTGCCCTTCGGGGCGGAGGTCCTGTTGCTGATCTTCGACCTGTTCTGGATCGACCGGTACGTGGTGAAGTACAACAAGGCGCTGCGGGTCCACCAGTTCCTGCGTTCCGGCACGGAACCGCCAAAAGACTACCGGGGCCGTTACACGGACGACAACAGCGAGCTGGACGCATACATCCGCCAGAAGGAACGTGAGCGCGGCGGACATCAACCCGTGGGCGCCGACAGTGGGCCCGGTGAATCCGGAGACCGGCCGCCCTCCTTCAACGAACAGGAAGCGATGCTGCGCGAACTGATCCGCAGCAACAAAGGGCGCAAGCCCGGCGGCAAGGAAGACGACTAG